A stretch of the Brevundimonas sp. MF30-B genome encodes the following:
- the hutU gene encoding urocanate hydratase, with product MTTQPNTQPNTRVVRAPRGPEMTAKTWAAEAALRMLMNNLDPEVAERPEDLVVYGGIGKAARDWPSFDRIVEQLRALAPDETLLVQSGKPVGVFRTHADAPRVLIANSNLVPKWATWEHFNELDRKGLAMYGQMTAGSWIYIGTQGIVQGTYETFMEAGRQHYGGDWSGKWILTAGLGGMGGAQPLAATMAGASCITIECQRSRIEFRQRTRYVDVMAETLDEALELLEQSLRDKAPLSIGLLGNAADLLPEMVRRGVRPDLVTDQTSAHDPINGYLPSGWTVAEWEAKRLSDPAVVEAAARASMATHVRAMLDFQAKGVPTTDYGNNIRQVAFDEGVANAFDFPGFVPAYIRPLFCRGIGPFRWAALSGDPEDIRKTDAAMKKLFPDNAGLHRWLDMAGERIAFQGLPARICWIGLGDRHRAGLMFNEMVASGELSAPIVIGRDHLDSGSVASPNRETEAMADGSDAVSDWPLLNALLNTASGASWVSLHHGGGVGMGYSQHSGVVIVADGTPEAAARLERVLWNDPATGVMRHADAGYDIALGAAREHALNLPSVT from the coding sequence ATGACGACTCAACCGAACACGCAGCCGAATACGAGAGTGGTTCGCGCCCCGCGCGGGCCTGAGATGACGGCGAAGACCTGGGCCGCCGAGGCGGCGTTGCGGATGCTGATGAACAACCTCGACCCCGAGGTGGCGGAGCGGCCCGAGGACCTGGTGGTCTATGGCGGCATCGGCAAGGCGGCGCGCGACTGGCCGTCGTTCGACCGCATCGTCGAGCAGCTGCGCGCGCTGGCGCCGGACGAGACCCTGCTGGTCCAGTCAGGCAAGCCGGTCGGGGTGTTCCGCACTCACGCCGACGCGCCGCGCGTGCTCATCGCCAATTCCAACCTGGTGCCCAAATGGGCGACCTGGGAGCATTTCAACGAACTCGATCGCAAGGGCCTGGCCATGTACGGCCAGATGACCGCCGGGTCGTGGATCTACATCGGCACCCAGGGCATCGTTCAGGGCACCTATGAGACCTTCATGGAGGCGGGCCGCCAGCACTATGGCGGCGACTGGTCCGGGAAATGGATCCTGACTGCGGGCCTCGGCGGCATGGGCGGGGCCCAGCCTTTGGCGGCGACCATGGCCGGGGCGTCCTGCATCACCATCGAATGCCAGCGTAGCCGCATCGAGTTCCGCCAGCGGACCCGCTACGTCGACGTCATGGCCGAGACGCTGGACGAGGCCCTGGAGCTGCTGGAGCAGTCGCTCAGGGACAAGGCGCCGCTGTCGATCGGCCTGCTCGGCAACGCCGCCGACCTGCTGCCTGAAATGGTCCGGCGCGGCGTCCGGCCCGATCTGGTGACCGACCAGACCAGCGCCCACGACCCCATCAACGGCTATCTGCCCTCGGGCTGGACCGTCGCGGAATGGGAAGCCAAGCGCCTGTCCGACCCGGCCGTCGTCGAAGCCGCCGCCCGCGCATCAATGGCGACCCATGTTCGCGCCATGCTGGATTTCCAGGCCAAGGGCGTGCCGACCACCGACTATGGCAACAACATCCGCCAGGTCGCCTTCGACGAGGGGGTGGCCAACGCCTTCGACTTCCCCGGCTTCGTGCCGGCCTACATCCGCCCGCTGTTCTGCCGCGGAATCGGCCCATTCCGCTGGGCCGCCCTCAGCGGCGATCCGGAGGACATCCGCAAGACCGATGCGGCGATGAAAAAACTGTTTCCGGACAACGCCGGCCTGCACCGCTGGCTCGACATGGCCGGCGAGCGCATCGCCTTCCAGGGTCTGCCCGCCCGCATCTGCTGGATCGGCCTGGGCGACCGACATCGCGCGGGCCTGATGTTCAACGAGATGGTGGCGTCCGGCGAGCTGTCGGCGCCCATCGTCATCGGCCGCGACCACCTGGACTCCGGCTCGGTCGCCAGCCCGAACCGCGAGACCGAAGCCATGGCCGACGGCTCGGACGCGGTGTCGGACTGGCCCCTGCTCAACGCCCTGCTGAACACGGCCTCGGGCGCCAGCTGGGTGTCGCTGCACCACGGCGGCGGCGTCGGCATGGGCTACAGCCAGCACTCCGGCGTCGTCATCGTCGCCGACGGCACCCCCGAGGCGGCGGCCCGGCTTGAGCGCGTTCTGTGGAACGACCCCGCCACCGGCGTCATGCGCCACGCCGACGCCGGCTATGATATCGCTCTGGGCGCCGCGCGCGAGCACGCTCTGAATCTGCCCAGCGTGACCTGA
- a CDS encoding DNA methyltransferase, translating to MDAHDFIRRWANASIGERAHCHTFIQQLCDLIGAPAPDQEIAGDLDYCFERPVWFLHDDGGRHSRFIDCYKRNCFVLEAKQSRKRRDGGELDPRLQMELFASAGRKPARLSAEAWERLMRSAKRQAEGYAKALDEWPPFLVIVDVGRAIELWSDFPRQGKAYAPFPDRARYRIELEQLADPVVRERLRRVWTDPMSLDPAQHVAEVTTDIAGRLARLVRSIGSRGCEGPDGQPDPVARAARANQTALFVMQCIFAMFADSVGLIEKRGFLTFLEGYRGQADQFHKGAGDFFRRMDEGGHCSAIRQDLRRFNGGPFKHVAALPITEAELEALIAAARRDWASVEPAIFGALLEQALDPRERAELGAHYTPRAYVERLVEPTVMEPLRADWEALEARAIAQYLSGDDKAARRTVREFHRQLCAVRVLDPACGTGNFLYVAMGMMKALEGEVLGVLSEMGERQAALELDGHTVSPEQFWGIEKNAYAAWIAEMVMWIGYLQWHFRLFGDAKPSEPILRNFARIQHRDALLAWSRVEMERDGRGRPRTWRRAARKADEAPRLFEAEGEDVEIVRYLNPRPAPWPDVHFIVGNPPFIGGKDLRRELGPGYVDALWHVRQGRFRSADLVTAWWDRAAEMLTRPGSSLRRFGFITTNSITQTFSRRVLEHHLDGRPPMRLVFAIPDHPWLKGGDRAAVRIAMTVAERGEPDGEGRLLTVVSEEGLNTDDPAIVLRERRGVIGADLTIGDEAAAAVELKANSSLCSPGVKLHGAGFMLTPSRADELQAASDRDAPWPVRNYRNGKDLAGRSRELSVIDLFGWEESDVRRRHPGLYQHLLETVKPERDRNNRASYREYWWLFGEPRREMRPALNGLKRYIATVETAKHRWFRFLDGDILPDNKLVVVASDDARLLGVLSSRLHNAWFVANSGRIGVYEKDAVYVKSACFDAFPFPDLNGAAGLEIGALAKELDALRVRVLADQPDLTMTGLYNARERLASGEVLTDAERSVVDRGLVRLLDHLHRRIDEQTALAYGWPTDIDGESAVTALARLNRERAQEESRGVIRFLRPGYQAARVKVDGRPVQIEAGLVAPDARPVLPDTPEGLASALLVELRRTGAPVGAEALAERFEGRTRKARVREMLAVLSVAGSVHRTEAGWFAAGRRG from the coding sequence ATGGATGCGCACGACTTCATTCGCAGATGGGCGAACGCCAGCATCGGCGAAAGGGCTCACTGTCACACCTTCATCCAACAGTTGTGCGACCTGATCGGCGCGCCCGCGCCGGATCAGGAGATCGCGGGCGACCTGGACTACTGCTTCGAGCGGCCGGTCTGGTTCCTGCACGATGACGGCGGCCGGCATTCGCGCTTCATCGACTGCTACAAGCGCAACTGTTTCGTGCTGGAGGCCAAACAGTCCCGCAAACGGCGCGACGGGGGCGAGCTGGATCCCCGCCTTCAGATGGAGCTGTTCGCCAGCGCCGGGCGCAAACCGGCGCGCCTGTCGGCTGAGGCGTGGGAGCGTTTGATGCGCTCGGCCAAGCGCCAGGCGGAGGGCTACGCCAAGGCGCTGGACGAATGGCCGCCGTTCCTGGTGATCGTGGACGTCGGCCGCGCCATCGAGCTGTGGTCCGACTTTCCGCGACAGGGCAAGGCCTATGCCCCGTTCCCGGACCGGGCGCGGTATCGGATCGAGTTGGAGCAACTGGCCGATCCGGTGGTCCGCGAGCGCCTGCGCCGCGTCTGGACCGACCCGATGAGCCTGGACCCGGCTCAGCATGTCGCCGAGGTCACCACCGACATCGCCGGCCGCTTGGCTCGACTGGTGCGCTCCATCGGATCGCGGGGTTGCGAGGGGCCAGACGGCCAGCCCGATCCGGTCGCCCGCGCGGCTCGGGCCAATCAGACGGCCCTGTTCGTCATGCAGTGCATCTTCGCCATGTTCGCCGACAGCGTGGGCCTGATCGAGAAGCGCGGCTTCCTGACGTTTCTGGAGGGATATCGCGGGCAGGCCGACCAGTTTCACAAGGGCGCCGGCGACTTCTTCCGCCGCATGGACGAAGGCGGCCACTGCTCGGCCATTCGTCAGGATCTGAGGCGATTCAACGGCGGGCCGTTCAAACATGTGGCGGCCCTGCCGATCACCGAGGCGGAGCTGGAGGCCCTGATCGCGGCGGCCCGGCGTGACTGGGCCTCGGTGGAGCCCGCCATCTTCGGCGCCCTGCTGGAGCAGGCGCTCGATCCGCGCGAGCGGGCAGAGTTGGGCGCCCACTACACGCCGCGCGCCTATGTCGAGCGGCTGGTCGAGCCGACGGTGATGGAACCGCTTCGGGCGGATTGGGAGGCGTTGGAGGCGCGCGCCATCGCCCAGTATCTGTCCGGCGACGACAAGGCGGCGCGGCGCACGGTGCGCGAGTTTCACCGGCAACTCTGTGCCGTGCGGGTGCTGGATCCGGCCTGCGGCACCGGCAACTTTCTCTATGTCGCCATGGGCATGATGAAGGCGCTTGAGGGCGAGGTGCTGGGCGTGCTGTCCGAGATGGGCGAGCGGCAGGCGGCGCTGGAGCTGGACGGCCACACCGTCAGCCCGGAGCAGTTCTGGGGCATCGAAAAGAACGCCTACGCCGCCTGGATCGCCGAAATGGTGATGTGGATCGGCTATCTGCAATGGCATTTCCGGCTGTTCGGCGACGCCAAGCCGTCCGAGCCGATCCTGAGAAATTTCGCCAGAATCCAGCACCGCGACGCCCTGCTCGCTTGGTCCAGGGTCGAGATGGAGCGCGACGGCCGGGGGCGGCCGCGCACCTGGCGCCGCGCCGCGCGCAAGGCCGACGAGGCGCCGCGCCTGTTCGAGGCCGAGGGCGAGGATGTCGAGATCGTGCGGTATCTCAATCCGCGCCCGGCGCCCTGGCCCGACGTTCACTTCATCGTCGGTAACCCGCCTTTCATCGGCGGCAAGGATCTGAGGCGAGAGCTGGGGCCGGGCTACGTCGACGCTCTGTGGCACGTCCGACAGGGGCGCTTCCGTTCAGCGGACCTTGTCACCGCCTGGTGGGACCGGGCCGCCGAGATGCTGACGCGTCCAGGATCAAGTCTGCGCCGGTTCGGCTTCATCACCACCAACTCGATCACCCAGACCTTTTCGCGTCGAGTGCTGGAGCACCATCTGGATGGCCGACCGCCGATGCGTTTGGTCTTCGCCATTCCCGACCATCCCTGGCTGAAGGGCGGCGACCGCGCCGCCGTGCGTATCGCCATGACGGTGGCCGAACGCGGCGAGCCGGACGGGGAAGGGCGGCTGCTGACGGTGGTGTCGGAGGAGGGCTTGAACACCGACGATCCGGCGATCGTGCTGCGTGAACGACGCGGGGTGATCGGGGCGGACCTGACGATTGGTGATGAAGCCGCCGCCGCGGTCGAGCTCAAAGCGAACTCGAGCCTCTGTTCTCCGGGCGTCAAACTGCACGGCGCTGGCTTCATGCTGACGCCTTCGAGAGCTGATGAGTTGCAAGCAGCGTCCGACCGCGATGCGCCCTGGCCAGTTCGCAACTATCGAAACGGCAAGGACTTGGCCGGCAGATCAAGGGAGCTGAGCGTCATCGACCTGTTCGGCTGGGAAGAGAGCGATGTGCGACGACGGCACCCAGGGCTGTATCAACACTTGCTGGAGACGGTGAAGCCGGAACGAGATCGGAATAACCGGGCGTCCTATCGAGAGTACTGGTGGCTGTTCGGTGAGCCTCGGCGCGAAATGCGCCCTGCGTTGAATGGCCTGAAGCGCTACATCGCCACCGTGGAAACCGCCAAGCATCGGTGGTTCCGGTTCCTGGACGGCGACATCCTGCCGGACAACAAGCTGGTGGTGGTGGCGAGCGATGACGCCCGCTTGCTGGGGGTGCTGTCGTCGCGGCTGCACAATGCCTGGTTTGTCGCGAATTCGGGCCGGATCGGCGTCTACGAGAAGGACGCCGTCTATGTGAAAAGCGCCTGCTTTGACGCGTTCCCCTTTCCCGATCTGAACGGCGCGGCGGGGCTGGAGATCGGGGCCCTGGCCAAAGAGCTGGACGCGCTGAGGGTGCGGGTGCTGGCCGATCAACCCGATCTGACGATGACGGGCCTTTACAATGCGCGGGAACGGCTGGCCTCGGGCGAGGTGCTGACGGACGCTGAGCGGTCCGTGGTGGATCGCGGCCTGGTGCGGCTGCTGGACCATCTGCACCGCCGCATCGACGAGCAGACGGCCCTGGCCTACGGCTGGCCGACCGACATAGACGGCGAGTCGGCGGTGACGGCGCTGGCCCGGCTGAACCGCGAGCGCGCCCAAGAAGAAAGCCGCGGCGTGATCCGCTTCCTGAGGCCCGGCTATCAGGCCGCGCGGGTCAAGGTCGACGGCCGGCCGGTGCAGATCGAGGCGGGCCTGGTGGCGCCTGATGCGCGGCCCGTCCTGCCGGATACGCCCGAGGGCCTGGCGTCAGCCCTGCTGGTGGAGCTCAGGCGGACGGGTGCGCCGGTCGGGGCGGAAGCCTTGGCCGAGCGGTTCGAGGGGCGCACCCGCAAGGCCCGGGTGCGTGAAATGCTGGCGGTCCTGTCGGTGGCCGGATCGGTGCATCGCACGGAGGCGGGCTGGTTTGCGGCGGGGCGTCGCGGCTGA
- a CDS encoding bile acid:sodium symporter family protein: MEFAAVALPLALGIIMFGLGLDLTPGDFARVARQPKAAGVALACQLLLLPAICFGLVLLFRLPPILAVGMMLLAASPGGTTANLYSHLFRGDVALNISLTAINSVIAVVTLPIITNLAIAWFQPGDLSVGLQFAKTLEVFMIVLVPVVLGMTVRAMKPGFADAMDKPVRIASVLILVLVIAGAVASSFDLLASNFLLLGGITTAFCVLSLSVGYIVPRLLKIAKPQAVASAFEVGIHNATLAIVIAQGVLGRPDMSLPAAIYGVLMFPIAALFGLWVTKRRPG, translated from the coding sequence ATGGAATTCGCCGCCGTCGCCCTGCCGCTAGCCCTGGGCATCATCATGTTCGGCCTTGGGCTCGATCTGACGCCCGGGGACTTCGCTCGCGTGGCGCGTCAGCCCAAGGCCGCCGGCGTCGCCCTGGCCTGCCAACTGCTGCTGTTGCCGGCGATCTGCTTTGGCCTGGTGCTGCTGTTCCGACTGCCGCCGATCCTGGCGGTCGGGATGATGCTGCTTGCGGCCTCGCCCGGCGGCACGACCGCCAACCTCTACAGCCACCTGTTCCGCGGCGACGTGGCGCTGAACATTTCGCTGACGGCGATCAACTCGGTCATCGCCGTCGTGACCCTGCCGATCATCACCAATCTGGCGATCGCCTGGTTCCAGCCGGGTGACCTGAGCGTCGGGCTCCAGTTCGCCAAGACGCTGGAGGTGTTCATGATCGTCCTCGTCCCCGTGGTGCTGGGCATGACCGTCCGCGCGATGAAGCCGGGCTTCGCCGACGCCATGGACAAGCCGGTGCGCATCGCCTCGGTGCTGATTCTGGTGCTGGTCATTGCGGGCGCGGTGGCGAGCAGCTTCGACCTGCTGGCCTCCAATTTCCTGCTGCTGGGCGGCATAACCACGGCCTTCTGCGTGCTGAGCCTGAGCGTCGGCTACATCGTCCCGCGCTTGTTGAAGATCGCCAAGCCACAAGCGGTGGCCAGCGCGTTTGAGGTCGGCATCCACAACGCCACCCTGGCCATCGTCATCGCCCAGGGCGTGCTGGGCCGGCCCGACATGTCCCTGCCCGCCGCGATCTACGGCGTCCTGATGTTTCCGATCGCGGCCTTGTTCGGCCTGTGGGTGACCAAGCGTCGGCCCGGCTGA
- the hutH gene encoding histidine ammonia-lyase: MTLTIGQAPLTLAQLRAVLDGPVTIALTDAAWRDVERGAETVAAIVAEGRTVYGVNTGFGLLANTSIAPDDLETLQKNLVLSHACGVGELLSPAVTRLLMVLKIASLSRGASGVRRGTLEALIALVNADVLPVIPSKGSVGASGDLAPLAHMSCLLIGVGEARADGETLDAEAALARAGLQTVVLGPKEGLALLNGTQCSTALALAGLFAAEACFAAAVAAGALSVDALKGSDAPFDARIHALRGQPGQIDVAARLRALMSGSAIRESHRDDCAKVQDPYSLRCQPQVMGAVLDVLRNAAAVLAREANAVTDNPLVFFEDGDVISGGNFHAEPVAFAADQIAMALCEIGNISERRTSILVDPKMSDLPAFLVKESGLNSGFMIAQVTAAALVAENRMVAHPCSVDTVPTSANQEDHVSMATHGARRLLDMAENTAAVVGIELLAAAQGIEFHRPLSSSPDLEAVFAIVREAAAPYASDHYFAPDIARATDGVRAGRYRAFAADLLPSA; the protein is encoded by the coding sequence ATGACCCTCACCATCGGCCAGGCGCCGCTGACCCTCGCCCAGCTTCGCGCCGTCCTCGACGGTCCCGTCACCATCGCCCTTACCGACGCGGCCTGGCGGGATGTCGAGCGGGGAGCCGAGACGGTCGCCGCCATCGTCGCCGAGGGCCGCACGGTCTATGGCGTGAACACCGGCTTCGGCCTGCTGGCCAACACCTCCATCGCGCCTGACGACCTGGAGACGTTGCAGAAAAACCTTGTCCTGAGCCACGCCTGCGGCGTCGGAGAGCTCCTGTCGCCGGCGGTGACGCGCCTGTTGATGGTGCTGAAGATCGCCAGCCTGTCGCGCGGCGCCTCGGGCGTACGGCGCGGCACGCTGGAGGCGCTGATAGCCCTGGTGAACGCCGACGTTCTGCCGGTCATTCCGTCAAAGGGCTCGGTCGGCGCCTCGGGCGACCTGGCGCCGCTGGCGCACATGAGCTGCCTGTTGATCGGCGTGGGAGAGGCTCGCGCCGACGGCGAGACGCTGGACGCTGAGGCCGCCTTGGCTCGCGCCGGGCTGCAGACCGTCGTGCTTGGCCCCAAGGAAGGCTTGGCCCTGCTGAACGGGACCCAGTGCTCGACGGCCCTGGCCCTGGCCGGTCTGTTTGCGGCCGAGGCCTGTTTCGCCGCCGCAGTCGCCGCCGGCGCCCTGTCGGTCGATGCGCTGAAGGGGTCGGACGCCCCGTTCGACGCCCGCATCCACGCCCTGCGGGGCCAGCCGGGCCAGATCGACGTGGCCGCCCGCCTGCGCGCGCTCATGAGCGGCTCGGCCATTCGCGAGAGCCACCGCGACGACTGCGCCAAGGTTCAGGACCCCTACTCCCTGCGCTGCCAGCCCCAGGTCATGGGCGCGGTGCTGGACGTGCTGCGCAACGCCGCCGCCGTGCTGGCGCGCGAGGCCAACGCCGTGACCGACAATCCGCTGGTCTTCTTCGAGGACGGCGATGTCATATCAGGCGGCAACTTCCACGCCGAACCCGTTGCTTTCGCGGCCGATCAGATCGCCATGGCCCTGTGCGAGATCGGCAATATCTCCGAGCGCCGCACCTCCATCCTGGTCGATCCCAAGATGAGCGACCTGCCCGCCTTTCTGGTCAAGGAGAGCGGCCTGAACTCCGGCTTCATGATCGCCCAGGTCACCGCCGCCGCCCTAGTGGCCGAGAACCGCATGGTCGCCCACCCGTGCAGCGTCGACACCGTGCCCACCAGCGCCAATCAGGAAGACCACGTCTCCATGGCCACCCACGGCGCTCGCCGCCTGCTGGACATGGCCGAGAACACCGCCGCCGTGGTCGGCATCGAGCTTCTGGCCGCCGCCCAGGGCATTGAGTTCCACCGCCCGCTGTCCAGTTCGCCTGACCTGGAAGCCGTCTTCGCCATCGTGCGCGAAGCCGCCGCGCCCTACGCCTCGGACCACTATTTCGCGCCGGACATCGCCCGCGCCACGGACGGCGTGCGCGCCGGACGTTATCGCGCGTTCGCCGCCGACCTGCTGCCCTCGGCCTAG
- a CDS encoding agmatinase family protein has translation MEDSEALSWRSVADLVGDHADAPVALIGAPLNERSLTPGRCDLGPRALRAVLSRFSTYDVETGREIATRVHDAGDVSLKAVSPSDAFEPVRDAVKAQGHRGLVVLAGGNNAITRPGVHGLGLDRVGVLTLDAHFDLRDTDQGLTNGNPIQALLDDGLAGARISQVGLAPFANTRRAHDKAKAAGISVRTARDCRETGLAVVVAQELERLSALVEVIYVDFDIDVIDRSQWPASPGARPGGVSVHDFFDAARVVGAHPKVRAVDLTEYDPSLEIGDLGSLTAGRWFCEILAGFQTR, from the coding sequence ATGGAAGACTCCGAAGCCCTGTCGTGGCGAAGCGTCGCCGATCTGGTCGGCGACCACGCCGACGCGCCTGTCGCCCTGATCGGGGCGCCGCTGAATGAGCGGTCCCTGACGCCCGGGCGGTGCGACCTAGGGCCAAGGGCGCTGCGCGCCGTGCTGTCTCGCTTTTCGACCTACGACGTGGAAACGGGCCGAGAGATCGCGACCCGGGTCCATGACGCCGGCGACGTGTCCTTGAAGGCCGTGTCCCCCTCGGACGCTTTCGAGCCGGTGCGGGATGCGGTGAAAGCCCAGGGGCATCGTGGGCTGGTGGTTCTGGCGGGCGGCAACAATGCGATCACGCGGCCGGGGGTGCATGGGTTGGGCCTCGATCGGGTCGGAGTGCTGACTCTGGATGCGCATTTCGACCTGCGCGACACCGACCAGGGCCTGACCAACGGCAATCCGATCCAGGCGCTGCTGGACGACGGGCTGGCCGGCGCGCGCATCAGCCAGGTCGGTCTGGCGCCCTTCGCCAACACCCGGCGGGCCCATGACAAGGCGAAGGCGGCCGGCATCAGCGTGCGAACGGCCCGGGACTGTCGCGAGACGGGGCTGGCTGTGGTGGTCGCTCAGGAGCTTGAGCGCCTGTCCGCCCTCGTCGAGGTCATTTACGTCGATTTCGACATCGACGTCATCGACCGCAGCCAGTGGCCCGCCAGCCCCGGCGCACGGCCGGGGGGCGTCTCCGTGCACGACTTCTTCGACGCCGCGCGGGTTGTCGGCGCCCATCCGAAGGTGCGGGCCGTCGATCTGACCGAATACGATCCGTCGCTGGAGATCGGCGATCTCGGGTCGCTGACCGCCGGGCGCTGGTTCTGCGAAATCCTGGCCGGGTTCCAGACGCGATGA
- the hutI gene encoding imidazolonepropionase, producing MRADLLVTDCRLATMVQGGEPYGAIEDGAILIRDGWIAWVGARADLPEYSAAEAHFLDNRWVTPGLIDCHTHLVFGGDRSGEFEQRLGGATYEEIARAGGGIVSTVKATRAASEETLFASAMARLKGLTDTGVTTVEIKSGYGLDLESELKMLRVARRVGREGGVRVRTSYLGLHAVPPELKADRGQYVDKAVDHILPAAHAEGLVDAVDAYCEPIAFTVEEVGRLFDKARALGLPVKLHADQLSDGGGAALAARYNALSADHVEHTTEAGIRAMGEAGVVAVLLPGAFLMLRETQAPPVDLMRRHGVEMAVASDCNPGTSPVASMTAALNLACVQFRLTPEEALAGATRVAAKALGPADQIGTLEVGKAADLAVWNVERPAELAYWLGKPLLRVRYLGGNIVHP from the coding sequence ATCCGCGCAGATTTGCTCGTCACCGACTGCCGCCTGGCGACCATGGTTCAGGGCGGCGAGCCCTATGGCGCGATCGAAGATGGGGCGATCCTGATCCGAGATGGGTGGATCGCCTGGGTCGGCGCGCGAGCTGACCTGCCCGAGTATAGCGCCGCCGAGGCCCACTTCCTCGATAACCGCTGGGTGACGCCGGGATTGATCGACTGTCATACACACCTGGTGTTCGGCGGCGATCGCTCGGGCGAGTTCGAGCAGCGGCTGGGCGGCGCGACCTATGAGGAGATCGCACGCGCAGGCGGCGGCATCGTCTCGACGGTCAAGGCCACCCGTGCGGCGTCGGAGGAAACCCTGTTCGCCTCGGCCATGGCGCGGCTGAAGGGGCTGACGGACACCGGCGTCACGACGGTCGAGATCAAGTCCGGCTACGGCCTTGATCTCGAGAGTGAACTCAAGATGCTGCGCGTGGCGCGTCGCGTTGGCCGCGAGGGCGGCGTGCGGGTTCGGACCTCTTATCTGGGGCTTCACGCGGTGCCGCCCGAGCTGAAGGCGGACCGTGGACAGTATGTGGACAAGGCTGTGGACCACATACTGCCGGCCGCCCATGCCGAGGGGCTGGTGGACGCCGTCGACGCCTATTGCGAGCCCATCGCTTTTACAGTCGAGGAGGTCGGCCGGCTGTTCGACAAGGCGAGGGCGCTGGGCCTGCCGGTCAAGCTGCATGCGGATCAGTTGTCGGACGGCGGCGGAGCGGCGTTGGCGGCCCGGTACAACGCCCTGTCGGCCGACCATGTCGAGCACACGACCGAGGCCGGCATCCGCGCCATGGGCGAGGCCGGGGTTGTGGCCGTCCTGCTGCCCGGCGCCTTTCTGATGCTGCGCGAAACCCAGGCCCCGCCCGTGGACCTGATGCGCCGCCACGGCGTCGAGATGGCCGTGGCGAGCGACTGCAACCCTGGCACTTCGCCGGTCGCCTCCATGACGGCGGCGCTAAACCTGGCCTGCGTGCAGTTCCGCCTGACGCCGGAAGAGGCGCTGGCCGGCGCGACGCGGGTGGCCGCCAAGGCGCTGGGTCCGGCGGACCAGATCGGCACGCTGGAGGTCGGAAAGGCCGCCGACCTGGCGGTATGGAATGTCGAGCGGCCGGCTGAACTCGCCTACTGGCTGGGCAAGCCGCTTCTGCGCGTGCGCTATCTGGGCGGGAATATCGTACACCCGTAG